The Desulfosoma caldarium genome has a window encoding:
- a CDS encoding AI-2E family transporter — MGKENGGGSKGGPSGGYRYFLLGLLFFSLYMVFGVVKPFLHTLVFAALLAVLFSPVHNRICQWVRGRRNVAALITVLLVTFVIAIPFIFFVSSLVAQGIDSVNRVTEWIRQGNLRKLADHPRILESTQWLEAHLTFVDFPRLNLEGHFLAVSKNVGRFLINRGAALLGDVATMVTRFFLLIFFTFYLLRDGKTMIHALKKASPLPDEQEDRILQKMHAVARSALLGSFLTAVAQGVAGGIGLKLVGIPGLFWGTLMGFTSFIPVVGTALVWVPAVVYLVILGKMASAVFLTLWCVVLVGSIDNFLRPFFMRGESGMSTFYIFLAILGGVQWFGLAGVVYGPLILAFAMVMLYIYEVEYREMLQPVPRETYAASVAESGPTASEESSGKESR; from the coding sequence ATGGGAAAGGAGAATGGCGGGGGCAGCAAAGGAGGGCCGAGCGGAGGGTACCGTTACTTTTTGTTGGGACTTCTCTTTTTTTCCCTTTACATGGTTTTTGGGGTCGTCAAGCCCTTTCTTCACACCCTTGTGTTTGCCGCTCTTCTGGCCGTTCTTTTCAGCCCCGTCCATAACCGTATATGCCAATGGGTCCGAGGGCGGCGCAATGTGGCCGCTCTGATCACGGTGCTGTTGGTGACCTTCGTCATAGCCATCCCGTTCATATTTTTTGTGTCCAGTCTTGTGGCCCAAGGCATCGATTCCGTGAATCGTGTCACGGAATGGATTCGCCAGGGAAATCTGCGCAAGCTGGCCGATCATCCCAGGATTCTGGAGAGCACTCAGTGGCTGGAGGCTCATTTGACGTTTGTGGATTTTCCCAGATTGAACCTGGAAGGCCATTTTTTGGCGGTCAGTAAGAATGTCGGGCGTTTTCTCATCAATCGAGGAGCGGCCTTGCTGGGCGATGTGGCCACAATGGTGACCCGCTTTTTCCTTCTGATTTTTTTTACATTCTACCTCCTTCGCGATGGAAAAACCATGATTCACGCCCTCAAGAAGGCCTCTCCGCTTCCAGATGAACAAGAAGACCGCATCTTACAAAAAATGCACGCCGTGGCACGCTCAGCTCTTTTGGGAAGTTTTCTGACCGCCGTCGCTCAGGGCGTCGCCGGTGGCATAGGGCTTAAGCTGGTGGGCATTCCTGGCCTCTTCTGGGGAACACTCATGGGCTTCACGTCGTTTATTCCCGTGGTGGGCACGGCTCTGGTGTGGGTCCCCGCGGTAGTGTATCTGGTCATTCTCGGCAAAATGGCCTCGGCCGTCTTTCTCACCTTGTGGTGCGTTGTCCTGGTGGGATCCATTGACAATTTTCTGCGACCCTTTTTCATGCGAGGCGAATCGGGCATGTCCACTTTTTACATTTTCCTGGCCATCTTGGGAGGGGTTCAATGGTTTGGGCTGGCCGGCGTCGTTTACGGTCCCCTGATTCTCGCCTTTGCCATGGTCATGCTCTACATTTACGAAGTGGAATATCGCGAGATGCTGCAACCCGTGCCGCGGGAAACCTATGCGGCTTCCGTAGCGGAGAGCGGGCCGACGGCCTCGGAGGAATCTTCCGGAAAAGAGTCCCGGTAA